In Peromyscus eremicus chromosome 2, PerEre_H2_v1, whole genome shotgun sequence, a single genomic region encodes these proteins:
- the Arhgef39 gene encoding rho guanine nucleotide exchange factor 39 codes for MESPGATARCPLREQRARWERKRVCTARELLETERRYQEQLGLVATYFLGILKAKGTLRPPERQTLFGTWESIYAASLELLPYLEEGHWGPGLEGFCSHLELYTQFAANAESSQTTLQEQLKKNKRFRRFVRLQEGRPEFGGLQLQDLLPLPLQRLQQYENLVVALAENTVPNSPDYQQLTRAARLVSETAQGVHAIGQSQKNAQHLLRVQALLSGRKAKGLTSGRWFLRQGWLLVVPPTGEPRPRMFFLFSDVLLMAKPRPPLHLLKSGTFVCRALYPMSQCQLNRVFGHSGGTCGGLLSLSFPDEKLLLMSTDHEELSRWYHSLTVAIRSQNRQTHGRVQPFDTAT; via the exons ATGGAGAGCCCAGGCGCCACCGCGCGCTGTCCGCTGCGAGAGCAGCGTGCTCGATGGGAACGGAAACGTGTCTGCACCGCTCGGGAGCTGCTGGAGACCGAGCGGCGCTACCAGGAACAACTGGGGCTGGTGGCCACG TACTTCCTGGGGATCCTGAAAGCCAAGGGAACGCTACGACCACCAGAGCGCCAGACCCTGTTTGGGACCTGGGAGAGCATCTATGCCGCTAGCCT AGAGCTGCTTCCCTACTTGGAAGAAGGACACTGGGGGCCGGGACTAGAGGGCTTCTGCTCCCACCTGGAGCTCTACACTCAATTTGCTGCCAATGCAGAGAGTTCTCAGACTACCCTTCAG GAGCAGCTGAAGAAGAATAAACGTTTTCGGAGGTTTGTGCGGCTTCAGGAAGGCCGCCCTGAATTTGGGGGTCTTCAGCTCCAGGACCTGCTCCCTTTGCCTCTGCAGCGGCTCCAGCA GTATGAGAATCTGGTCGTGGCTTTGGCTGAAAACACAGTTCCCAACAGCCCTGACTACCAACAGCTCACAC GGGCTGCCCGCCTGGTGAGTGAGACGGCTCAGGGAGTCCACGCCATTGGCCAGAGCCAGAAGAACGCCCAGCACCTCCTGCGTGTCCAGGCTCTACTCAGCGGACGCAAGGCCAAAGGACTTACTTCAG GGCGATGGTTCCTACGACAGGGCTGGCTTTTAGTGGTGCCTCCCACCGGGGAGCCTCGGCCCCGCATGTTCTTCCTCTTCTCGGATGTGCTCCTCATGGCCAAGCCTCGACCCCCGTTGCACCTGCTGAAGAGTGGCACCTTTGTCTGCAGAGCCCTGTACCCTATGTCCCAGTGTCAGCTCAACAGGGTCTTCGGCCACTCAGGAGGGACTTGTGGTGGTTTGCTCAGT CTGTCCTTCCCCGACGAGAAGCTACTGCTTATGTCCACTGACCACGAGGAGCTGTCACGGTGGTACCACAGCCTGACTGTGGCTATCAG aagccagaacaggCAGACTCACGGAcgtgtccaaccttttgacactgCGACATGA
- the Ccdc107 gene encoding coiled-coil domain-containing protein 107, with protein sequence MAGAGPVSSVLGLLLVSALFGALGERRSPDLGAHPERRSQVGPGATEPRRRPPPKDQRERARAGALPLGALYTAAVVAFVLYKCLQGPDEAAILQEEKNKKKSLQSEQQLVQLTQQLAQTEQHLNNLMTQLDPLFERVTTLVGTQRELLNMKLKTVHQLLQDCKPGTGVPGPEASVPFPEDVGQEDQQEAEDSQAWEGPINWSPDSWNLAPSWEVQQGLRRRWPKTVTEDPAMKGDSH encoded by the exons atggcggGCGCGGGCCCGGTGTCGAGTGTGCTGGGGCTGCTGCTCGTGTCGGCTCTGTTTGGGGCCCTGGGAGAGCGCCGCAGCCCCGATCTGGGGGCACACCCAG AACGCCGCTCCCAGGTCGGTCCCGGCGCCACCGAACCCAGGCGGCGGCCGCCACCCAAGGACCAGCGCGAGCGGGCCCGGGCCGGAGCGCTGCCTTTGGGGGCGCTGTACACTGCGGCCGTCGTGGCTTTTGTGCTGTACAAGTGTTTGCAG GGCCCGGATGAGGCTGCCATTctccaagaggaaaaaaacaagaagaaatccTTGCAGTCAG AACAACAGCTGGTACAGTTGACGCAGCAGCTGGCCCAGACGGAACAGCACCTGAACAATCTCATGACCCAGCTGGACCCCCTTTTTGAGCG GGTGACTACTCTGGTTGGAACCCAGCGGGAACTCCTAAACATGAAGCTCAAGACCGTCCACCAGCTCCTACAAGACTGCAAGCCTGGCACAGGTGTGCCAGGTCCAG AGGCCAGCGTACCGTTTCCTGAGGACGTGGGGCAAGAGGACCAACAAGAAGCTGAAGACAGTCAGGCCTGGGAGGGGCCCATAAACTGGAGCCCAGATTCATGGAACCTAGCTCCTTCCTGGGAGGTGCAGCAGGGGCTGAGGCGAAGATGGCCCAAGACTGTGACAGAGGACCCAGCAATGAAGGGGGACAGCCACTGA
- the Sit1 gene encoding LOW QUALITY PROTEIN: signaling threshold-regulating transmembrane adapter 1 (The sequence of the model RefSeq protein was modified relative to this genomic sequence to represent the inferred CDS: deleted 2 bases in 1 codon; substituted 1 base at 1 genomic stop codon): MTRADPWLRTVXLWTTLTPAAVMSGDVNCTGHLLALGIPSITFAWGLWALLGAVTVLFLISLAALLSQWATRSRSQEGQGQGRSGESVEEIPLYGNLHYLQTGRLSQEPRPEQQDPSSGGPARATEEGMCYTSLQLRPAQGRIPSSGTPIKYCEVVLDSEPKPQAPGPEPELYASVCAQTRRARASFPDQAYANSQPAPS; the protein is encoded by the exons ATGACTAGGGCAGACCCTTGGCTCAGGACGGTGTGATTATGGACC ACTCTCACACCAGCAGCAGTCATGAGCGGAGATGTCAACTGCACAGGTCATCTGCTGGCATTGG GGATTCCCTCCATAACCTTCGCGTGGGGACTGTGGGCCCTCTTAGGGGCTGTGACGGTGCTGTTTCTTATTTCACTGGCTGCACTCTTGTCCCAGTGGGCCACTCGGAGCAGGAGCcaggagggacagggacagggacg CTCTGGAGAGTCGGTGGAAGAAATTCCCCTGTATGGGAACCTGCACTATTTACAGACAG GACGACTGTCTCAAGAGCCAAGGCCAGAACAGCAGGACCCATCCTCTGGAGGCCCTGCCAGG GCTACAGAGGAAGGGATGTGCTACACTAGCCTGCAGCTGCGACCTGCTCAGGGTCGGATCCCCAGCTCTGGGACCCCCATAAAGTACTGTGAGGTGGTGCTGGACTCTGAGCCAAAGCCCCAGGCCCCGGGCCCTGAGCCGGAACTCTATGCCTCAGTGTGTGCCCAGACACGCCGAGCTCGAGCTTCCTTCCCAGATCAGGCCTATGCCAACAGTCAGCCTGCACCCAGCTGA